TCCAGGCAAGGCTGCGGGCGATGTAGAAACGGCCCAGGCTGGTGATGTGAATAGACCCGAGAAAGCTAGAAGTCCAGCTAAAACGAAAGAGAGAAAATATTGCGTCATGAGATTCTGCTTTACTACCTATGATGCAGTTTACAAGCATATCGAGTGGCATGGTGAGGTCTACGGTATGCTGATGCAGATGTTTGCAAACCGACTATGACGAGCTATTCCACTCTGGTTGAACTGCTGTGCGATCGCGCCCAGAAAACCCCTGACAAACGCGCCTATACGTTCCTCGCAGATGGCGAAACGGAGTCGGGAACGCTGACCTATGGTGAGCTGGACCGGCAGGCACGTGCGATCGCAACTCACCTAAGCTCTCGTCTATCACCCGGAGACCGGGCGCTGCTCATTTATCCCTACACGGCAGGCTTAGAGTTTATTGCGGCTTTCATGGGGTGCCTCTATGCCGGGGTCATCGCCGTCACAGACAACCCACCGCGTAATCTAGACGCCCTCCGCAAGCTCCAGGAGCGGATGACGCTATCAGGCTCCACCGCCTTTCTGACCACAGAGACGCTTGCAACTCAACTCCAAAGTCAGCTCCCGAAAAGCCCCGAGACTGCCGCCCAGCTCTCTCAACTCTTTGTTGTCACGACAGACACCATCTCGGCCAGCCCAGATGATTGGCATCAGCCCGAACTCGCCGCAGAAACACTAGCCTTTTTGCAATATACCTCTGGCTCCACGGGCACGCCCAAAGGAGTGATGGTGACCCACGGCAATATTCTCTATAACGAGCGGGTCATTCAGCAGGCTTTTCAGCACAGCACAGAGACTCTCTTTGTCGGCTGGCTCCCTTTATTTCACGATATGGGACTGATTGGAAATGTACTGCAGCCTTTGTATATAGGGATTCACAGCGTTTTGATGTCTCCAATCTCTCTGATTCAGAAACCAGTGCTATGGCTAGAGGCCATTTCTCGATACCGAGCGACCACCAGCGGTGGCCCCAACTTTGCCTACGAATTGCTTTGCCAAAAAACAACGCCGGAGCAGAGAGCTAGCCTAGATCTCAAGTCTTGGGACGTTGCCTTTTGTGGCGCAGAACCCATTCGGGTAGAGACGCTGGAGCAATTTACGCATCTCTTTGAACCACAGGGTTTTCGCCGAGAAGCCTTTTACCCTTGCTATGGCATGGCGGAAGCCAGCCTATTTATCTCTGGAGGGGATAAAAGCGACCCGCCCGTCATTGTGTCGATTGACAGAGCAGCGCTAGAGAGAAATCAAGTTGAGCATGCAGAGCAACCTGAGGCAAAAGCACTTATGGGTTGCGGTCATGCTTGGCTAGAGGATCAAATCTTGATTGTGGATCCCGACACTCGGCAGCGCTGTGCCACAAACCAGGTAGGTGAAGTCTGGGTCTCAGGTCCGGGTATTGGCCAAGGCTATTGGCAGCAAGCCGAGGCCACGGAACAGACCTTCAGAGGCACCCTCGCAGACACTGGAGAAGGCCCCTTTCTACGCACCGGCGACTTTGGATTTCTCCAGGGCCAGGAGCTTTTTATTACCGGACGCCTCAAGGACATGATGATTTTGTGGGGGCGCAACCACTACCCCCAACACATTGAGCAAACAGTTGAACAATGCCACCCAGCTCTACGCAGCAACTGCGGTGCAGCCATTGCCGTTGACGTTGAAGATCAAGAACAGCTTGTGATTGTGCAAGAGGTAGAGCGCACGGCACTCCGCCAATTTGATGCCCAGGAGGTGATCGAGGCGATTTGCCGAGCCGTAGCGGAGAACCATATGTCAGAGGTTTATGGGGTCGCGCTGTTGAAGACAGGCAGCATTCCCAAAACCA
Above is a window of Acaryochloris thomasi RCC1774 DNA encoding:
- a CDS encoding fatty acyl-AMP ligase; its protein translation is MTSYSTLVELLCDRAQKTPDKRAYTFLADGETESGTLTYGELDRQARAIATHLSSRLSPGDRALLIYPYTAGLEFIAAFMGCLYAGVIAVTDNPPRNLDALRKLQERMTLSGSTAFLTTETLATQLQSQLPKSPETAAQLSQLFVVTTDTISASPDDWHQPELAAETLAFLQYTSGSTGTPKGVMVTHGNILYNERVIQQAFQHSTETLFVGWLPLFHDMGLIGNVLQPLYIGIHSVLMSPISLIQKPVLWLEAISRYRATTSGGPNFAYELLCQKTTPEQRASLDLKSWDVAFCGAEPIRVETLEQFTHLFEPQGFRREAFYPCYGMAEASLFISGGDKSDPPVIVSIDRAALERNQVEHAEQPEAKALMGCGHAWLEDQILIVDPDTRQRCATNQVGEVWVSGPGIGQGYWQQAEATEQTFRGTLADTGEGPFLRTGDFGFLQGQELFITGRLKDMMILWGRNHYPQHIEQTVEQCHPALRSNCGAAIAVDVEDQEQLVIVQEVERTALRQFDAQEVIEAICRAVAENHMSEVYGVALLKTGSIPKTTSGKVQRRMCRAKFLDNSLNTVAQWQMTPEQRGTIVDLMARSGATG